From Lycium ferocissimum isolate CSIRO_LF1 chromosome 12, AGI_CSIRO_Lferr_CH_V1, whole genome shotgun sequence, one genomic window encodes:
- the LOC132041074 gene encoding ATP-dependent 6-phosphofructokinase 3-like isoform X2, translated as MSTESNYQMKVVKGDYGYVLEDVPHLTDYIPDLPTYDNPLRSNPAYSVVKQYFVDMDDTVPQKVVVHKDSPRGVHFRRAGPRQKVYFSSDDVRACIVTCGGLCPGLNTVIREIVHSLDYMYGVSKVYGIDVYIIGGDGTQKGAAVIYEEIRRRGLKVIVAGIPKTIDNDIPVIDKSFGFDTAVEEAQRAINAAHVEAESAENGIGVVKLMGRYSGFITMYATLASRDVDLCLIPESPFYLEGDGGLFEYVEKRLKENGHMVIVIAEGAGQELLAEENAHAKKEQDASGNKLLQDVGLWISQKIRDHFAKKPNMPITLKYIDPTYMIRAVPSNASDNVYCTLLAQSCVHGAMAGYTGYTSGLVNGRQTYIPFNRITEKQNMVVITDRMWARLLSSTNQPSFLRAKDIEEVKNEEQPKTQLLDGDNNVHENSGHCDRSNTLDE; from the exons ACTTATGACAATCCATTGCGGTCAAATCCTGCATATTCAGTTGTGAA GCAGTACTTCGTTGACATGGATGATACTGTCCCCCAAAAG GTTGTTGTTCACAAGGACAGTCCCAGAGGGGTGCATTTCCGGCGTGCTGGTCCACGTCAGAAG GTGTATTTCAGTTCGGATGATGTTCGTGCTTGTATTGTAACTTGTGGTGGTTTGTGCCCAGGGCTAAACACAGTGATCAGAGAAATTGTACATAGCCTTGATTATATGTATGGGGTCAGCAAAGTCTATGGTATAGAT GTTTATATAATCGGGGGTGATGGAACTCAAAAAGGAGCAGCTGTAATATATGAG GAAATTAGGCGGCGTGGTCTCAAAGTAATTGTTGCTGGGATCCCCAAGACAATTGATAATGATATTCCT GTTATCGACAAGTCATTTGGTTTTGATACTGCTGTAGAGGAGGCTCAACGTGCCATAAATGCAGCTCATGTTGAAGCTGAAAGTGCTGAGAATGGTATTGGGGTGGTGAAGCTAATGGGGCGCTATAGTG GATTCATCACAATGTATGCCACTTTGGCGAGCAGAGATGTTGATCTCTGTTTAATTCCAGAGTCACCCTTTTATCTTGAAGGAGATGGTGGACTCTTCGAATACGTTGAAAAACGGCTCAAAGAAAATGGGCACATGGTTATTGTCATAGCCGAAGGAGCAGGACAAGAACTTCTTGCAGAAGAGAATGCGCATGCCAAAAAGGAACAAGATGCTTCGGGGAACAAGCTTCTCCAAGATGTTGGTTTGTGGATTTCCCAGAAAATCAGG GATCATTTCGCTAAAAAACCTAACATGCCCATTACTCTTAAATATATAG atccGACTTACATGATTCGTGCTGTTCCAAGTAATGCCTCTGACAATGTGTATTGCACTCTTCTTGCCCAAAGTTGTGTTCATGGAGCAATGGCAGGGTACACAGGTTACACCTCAGGACTTGTCAATGGTCGCCAGACATATATTCCATTCAAT CGTATTACCGAGAAACAAAATATGGTGGTTATAACAGACAGGATGTGGGCACGTCTTCTTTCTTCAACCAATCAGCCAAGCTTCTTGCGTGCGAAAGACATTGAAGAGGTTAAAAATGAGGAGCAGCCGAAAACTCAATTGTTGGACGGGGATAACAATGTACATGAGAACTCAGGTCACTGTGACAGAAGTAACACACTTGACGAGTAA
- the LOC132041074 gene encoding ATP-dependent 6-phosphofructokinase 6-like isoform X1: protein MSTESNYQMKVVKGDYGYVLEDVPHLTDYIPDLPTYDNPLRSNPAYSVVKQYFVDMDDTVPQKVVVHKDSPRGVHFRRAGPRQKVYFSSDDVRACIVTCGGLCPGLNTVIREIVHSLDYMYGVSKVYGIDGGYRGFYSKNIITLTPKTVNDIHKRGGTILGSSRGGHDKTKIVDCIEDRGINQVYIIGGDGTQKGAAVIYEEIRRRGLKVIVAGIPKTIDNDIPVIDKSFGFDTAVEEAQRAINAAHVEAESAENGIGVVKLMGRYSGFITMYATLASRDVDLCLIPESPFYLEGDGGLFEYVEKRLKENGHMVIVIAEGAGQELLAEENAHAKKEQDASGNKLLQDVGLWISQKIRDHFAKKPNMPITLKYIDPTYMIRAVPSNASDNVYCTLLAQSCVHGAMAGYTGYTSGLVNGRQTYIPFNRITEKQNMVVITDRMWARLLSSTNQPSFLRAKDIEEVKNEEQPKTQLLDGDNNVHENSGHCDRSNTLDE, encoded by the exons ACTTATGACAATCCATTGCGGTCAAATCCTGCATATTCAGTTGTGAA GCAGTACTTCGTTGACATGGATGATACTGTCCCCCAAAAG GTTGTTGTTCACAAGGACAGTCCCAGAGGGGTGCATTTCCGGCGTGCTGGTCCACGTCAGAAG GTGTATTTCAGTTCGGATGATGTTCGTGCTTGTATTGTAACTTGTGGTGGTTTGTGCCCAGGGCTAAACACAGTGATCAGAGAAATTGTACATAGCCTTGATTATATGTATGGGGTCAGCAAAGTCTATGGTATAGAT gGAGGTTACAGGGGTTTCTATTCAAAGAATATCATCACTTTGACACCAAAGACAGTTAATGATATTCATAAACGCGGTGGTACAATTCTTGGATCATCACGAGGAGGCCACGATAAAACAAAGATTGTTGACTGCATAGAGGACCGTGGAATTAATCAG GTTTATATAATCGGGGGTGATGGAACTCAAAAAGGAGCAGCTGTAATATATGAG GAAATTAGGCGGCGTGGTCTCAAAGTAATTGTTGCTGGGATCCCCAAGACAATTGATAATGATATTCCT GTTATCGACAAGTCATTTGGTTTTGATACTGCTGTAGAGGAGGCTCAACGTGCCATAAATGCAGCTCATGTTGAAGCTGAAAGTGCTGAGAATGGTATTGGGGTGGTGAAGCTAATGGGGCGCTATAGTG GATTCATCACAATGTATGCCACTTTGGCGAGCAGAGATGTTGATCTCTGTTTAATTCCAGAGTCACCCTTTTATCTTGAAGGAGATGGTGGACTCTTCGAATACGTTGAAAAACGGCTCAAAGAAAATGGGCACATGGTTATTGTCATAGCCGAAGGAGCAGGACAAGAACTTCTTGCAGAAGAGAATGCGCATGCCAAAAAGGAACAAGATGCTTCGGGGAACAAGCTTCTCCAAGATGTTGGTTTGTGGATTTCCCAGAAAATCAGG GATCATTTCGCTAAAAAACCTAACATGCCCATTACTCTTAAATATATAG atccGACTTACATGATTCGTGCTGTTCCAAGTAATGCCTCTGACAATGTGTATTGCACTCTTCTTGCCCAAAGTTGTGTTCATGGAGCAATGGCAGGGTACACAGGTTACACCTCAGGACTTGTCAATGGTCGCCAGACATATATTCCATTCAAT CGTATTACCGAGAAACAAAATATGGTGGTTATAACAGACAGGATGTGGGCACGTCTTCTTTCTTCAACCAATCAGCCAAGCTTCTTGCGTGCGAAAGACATTGAAGAGGTTAAAAATGAGGAGCAGCCGAAAACTCAATTGTTGGACGGGGATAACAATGTACATGAGAACTCAGGTCACTGTGACAGAAGTAACACACTTGACGAGTAA
- the LOC132040589 gene encoding serine/threonine-protein kinase Aurora-2, with translation MAIATENQPQQQHKGSSEGVTVDQKRWTLNDFDIGKPLGRGKFGHVYLAREKRSNHIVALKVLFKSQLKQSQVEHQLRREVEIQSHLRHPNILRLYGYFYDQKRVYLILEYAAKGELYKELQKCKYFSERRAATYVASLARALIYCHGKHVIHRDIKPENLLVGAQGELKIADFGWSVHTFNRRRTMCGTLDYLPPEMVESVEHDANVDIWSLGILCYEFLYGVPPFEAKEHSDTYRRIVQVDLKFPSRPVVSSAAKDLITQMLVKDSSQRLPLKKLLEHPWIVQNAEPSGVYRG, from the exons ATGGCTATTGCAACAGAAAATcagccacaacaacaacataag gGTTCATCGGAGGGTGTGACGGTGGATCAAAAGAGATGGACTCTCAATGATTTTGACATTGGAAAGCCTCTTGGAAGAGGAAAATTTGGTCATGTATATTTAGCTAGGGAGAAAAGG AGCAATCATATTGTTGCACTAAAAGTGCTTTTCAAGAGCCAGCTGAAACAGTCCCAAGTCGAGCATCAGCTTCGTCGTGAGGTTGAAATACAAAGCCACCTCCGGCATCCAAATATCCTGAGACTTTATGGTTACTTTTATGATCAG AAACGGGTTTATTTGATTCTGGAATATGCTGCCAAAGGTGAACTCTATAAGGAGCTCCAGAAATGCAAATATTTTAGTGAAAGGCGTGCTGCAACT TACGTTGCATCACTGGCACGAGCCCTCATATACTGTCACGGGAAGCATGTAATACATAGAGATATTAAACCAGAGAACCTTTTGGTTGGTGCACAG GGTGAACTTAAAATTGCAGACTTTGGTTGGTCGGTACACACCTTCAATCGCAGACGCACTATGTGTGGCACTCTAGACTATTTACCACCTGAGATGG TGGAAAGTGTGGAGCATGATGCAAATGTGGACATTTGGAGCCTTGGTATCCTCTGCTATGAATTTCTATATGGGGTGCCTCCATTTGAAGCAAAGGAACACTCAGACACATATAGAAG GATTGTGCAAGTGGATCTAAAATTTCCATCCAGACCGGTAGTCTCATCAGCTGCAAAGGATCTTATTACTCAg ATGCTAGTCAAGGATTCGTCGCAACGTTTGCCCCTGAAGAAGTTACTTGAGCATCCTTGGATTGTGCAGAATGCAGAACCTTCTGGTGTTTATAGGGGTTGA
- the LOC132040970 gene encoding cell division control protein 2 homolog A-like translates to MDQYEKVEKIGEGTYGVVYKARDRVTNETIALKKIRLEQEDEGVPSTAIREISLLKEMQHGNIVRLLDVVHSEKRLYLVFEYLDLDLKKHMDSCPEFSKDPRLVKVFLYQILRGIAYCHSHRVLHRDLKPQNLLIDRRTNALKLADFGLARAFGIPVRTFTHEVVTLWYRAPEILLGSRHYSTPVDVWSVGCIFAEMVNQRPLFPGDSEIDELFKIFRVVGTPNEDTWPGVTSLPDYKSAFPKWPPKDFAPVVPNLDAAGLDLIGKMLCLDPSKRITARSALEHDYFKDIGSVP, encoded by the exons ATGGACCAG TATGAAAAAGTTGAAAAGATTGGTGAAGGAACATATGGTGTAGTGTACAAAGCTCGTGATCGTGTAACCAATGAAACCATTGCACTGAAGAAAATTCGGCTGGAGCAGGAAGATGAGGGTGTGCCAAGCACGGCTATTAGAGAAATCTCCCTCTTGAAAGAGATGCAGCATGGAAACATTGTGAG GTTGCTAGATGTAGTTCACAGTGAGAAGCGATTATATCTAGTGTTTGAATATCTCGACTTGGATTTGAAGAAGCATATGGATTCATGTCCAGAATTCTCTAAGGATCCGCGTCTTGTAAAA GTGTTTTTGTATCAAATTCTCCGTGGTATTGCTTATTGTCATTCTCATAGAGTTCTTCACCGAGATCTGAAGCCTCAGAACTTGCTGATAGATAGACGTACAAATGCTCTAAAGCTTGCAGACTTTGGATTGGCGAGAGCATTCGGTATTCCTGTCAGAACTTTCACTCATGAG GTGGTGACCTTATGGTACAGGGCACCAGAAATACTGCTAGGGTCACGCCACTACTCTACTCCTGTTGATGTTTGGTCAGTTGGCTGCATATTTGCTGAGATGGTGAACCAGAGGCCTCTTTTTCCGGGTGACTCCGAGATTGACGAACTTTTCAAGATTTTCAG AGTTGTGGGTACTCCAAATGAGGATACATGGCCTGGAGTGACTTCTCTGCCTGATTATAAATCTGCTTTCCCAAAATGGCCACCTAAG GACTTTGCACCTGTAGTCCCAAATCTTGATGCAGCAGGCCTTGATCTCATTGGT AAAATGCTTTGCCTAGACCCCAGCAAGAGAATCACTGCCCGGAGCGCCCTTGAGCATGACTACTTCAAGGATATTGGGTCCGTTCCGTGA